AGAAGGTACGGTTGGAGCTCGGCACGAAGGCGCGGAACTTGTTCAGAGTGGAACATGCGCAGCTTCTCGATCCGAAGGACATTCCGAGATTCGGAAGGCTGGGAGTCTTCAGCTCGATGCAGCCCGTGCATGCAGTTTCTGATATGGAGACGGCGGAACTCCTTTGGGGCAAACGTGTGAGGTACTCTTACCCCTGGAATTCACTTCTGAAGAGTAAGGCAAGGCTTGTCTTTGGGTCCGATGCGCCTGTAGAATCACCTGACCCTTTGGTTGGTCTCCACGCGGCGGTGACAAGGCGGAGAAACGGAAGGGAATCATGGGTGAAGGAAGAGTGCATCGATTCGCGGAACGCAGCCCTTGCCTATACGCTTAATCCTGCCGCTCTCGAAGGTGAGGCAGATCTTCGCGGAAGTATTGAGGAAGGTAAGTCTGCGGATCTTGCCGTTCTGTCACGCGACGTGTTGAGGTGCGAGGCGGACAAAATTCCGGACACAAGGGTTCTTGCCACGTTCTCTTCCGGCAAGGTTTCTTTCGTTTCTCCGTTTCTTGAGGGTAAGTTGGCTCAGGGGGCTTGAACAAGCTTGAAGAAATCTCTGAACGATAAGAAGTTCGAGAAGGACCTGCTTGGCTTTCTGCGGCCTCTCTACTCAGCTGCAATGCGGCTGGTGCGAAACAGGTCGTGAAGGAAAAGTGTCGCGAGAAGAGCGTGCCCTGCAATCTCCAGGAAAAAATCAAGAAAATCATTGAGGAATTCTGAAGTCCGTCAGGATGGATTTCGCGGAGTTCAGATGAGAGTCTCAATGACCTCAACAAGCTTGTCGCCTGATTTCGAAAAGTGAAATTCTTCCAGAGCCCCTTCGCGCACCCCGTGGACCAGCTCTCCTTTTGTGAGGAACTCATCGTACCGTCTCTGGATGGCCGCCCTCAATCCCTCGCGGTCGCCCGGTTTTACAACTTCTCCTGCACCGGCTTTGAGTATGATTCTTGCGGGCGCGCTTCCCGGGTTGCACATGGCGAGAACCGGCGTTCCGGAGAATAGATATTCGTAGAGTTTTGCCCGGACCGCCCCTCTGAGTGCCGGATCCTCTCCGCCCTTTGCACTGAGAAGCAACATTCTCGATTCACGCTGGGTCTTCAGCGCATCTTTTCTATTCACGAGACCTCTGTATTCCACAACTTCACCCAGGTTCAGTTCGGAGATGAGTCTGAGTATGAATCTGTTCGGGAGACCAAAGAAAGATAATTTCACTCTTTCTCTGTCGATCTTTCCTTCGCGCAATAGATCTCTCAGCACGATGAAAAGGTCTTCGAAGTTCTTGTCTTCTCCGTAGACTGTTCCAGTATGAGTCAGACTGAAGAATTTTGTTTTTTCACAGCATGGTACTTCGAGGTCTTCAGGATCAAACGCATTCGGGACTATCCATGTCTTTCCACGGAAGGCAGGATATACATCAATGAACTTATCGTGATGTTCACTGCTGACTACGGTGATGGCATCGGCCAGCCTCAGGACTCCCTTCTCAAGCTTTCTGTCGATGGCTCTTCTCATTGCAGGCCTTCCCATGTACTCATCTTGTGCCCATAGGTCTCTCAAATCAGCAATCCACGGCTTGCCCAGTCGTCTCTTAAGAAGATAGCCAATCACATGGTCTGTAAAAGGACTTGATGTGGAGAAAATCAGGTCAATCCGTTCTTTCTCGATGAGCTTCTCTGCACACGAGAGTGCAGACGGAATCCAGCCGGCCTTTCCATCGGGTATCAGGATCCAGTTGACAAGAAAATCTCTGGCAAACTGGCTGAGAAGACCTCTTGGCTTCTGGAGAGCAGTCCGGTTTGCGGATTCAAGCACTGTTCTGCCGTCCGCATCCCCGACTTCTTCTGCCACACTGCTGCCTGCTCTTGGCTGTTCGTTGCCGGAGGGCTCGAATCTCTGAGAGTTCATTGAACCTGCGGTAGTCGTCCGTCCGGCCCTGGCAAGAAAGAGCCTTATTCTGTCTGTTAACGCCGAGCTTCTCACAACGTTCAGCTCCGGCGGGATGATGATTGACTCGTCGGTAATCTCTGATGTTCCTTTTTCCGGGGCGAGGACAAAGACCTCGAAGTTTTTCCTCGATAGGTACTTCGCAAGCTTGAGTGGTCTGATGGCGCCCATGCCTCCAAGGGGAGGAAAGTAATATGCAACGATGAGTAGTCTTCTCATGGCGCGCCCGGATCCGGGGAGCCGGCACCGTGGAGGCGTGGAAACCGGCCGCCGGCCAAGACGGCTTCTTTCAGCACCGAGATAAAGAGCGGAGCGTTCTTCTCTCTTGTGAAGTTCTCTTCGACTCTCTTTCTTCCTGCCAGGCCGAGCGCAGCGGCTCCGTCCCTGTTGCTCGACAGAAGGCTCATCTTGGAAGCCAGGTCCTGAAAGTCTCCGCTCCTGAAAAGAAACCCAGTGATCCCGTCGGTAACCTGCTCGGGATTTCCCCCCTTGTTTGAGGCGATCACCGGAATTGCTCTTGCCATCGCTTCGAGAATCACGAGATTGAAGGCCTCGCTGACCGTCGAGGGGACGACCACTGCATCAACAGACCGGTAAAGCTCATCCAACGATTCCTGGTGGGGCAGAAAGGTCACCTTGCCTGCAATCCCGAGAGCAGATGCTAGAGTCTTGAGTTCACCGGGATAGTCACCGGCGTCTCCCTTGGCAAAAATCGGATCTCCGGCTATCAGAAATCTTGTATCCGGAGCGGACTTGAGAAGCATTGCCCCTGCTCTCAAGAAGAGCTCATGTCCTTTTTCAGGTATGAGCCTTCCAAAAACACCAAATGTCATGGGGCTTTCCCTTCTTTGTCTGAGTGTGGCTTCCGGAGGAACAGCGATCCAACTGTGGACGTAACGTATGCGATTTTCGTCCAGCCCGCCCCTGAGAAGTGGGGCGGCGACCGCCCTGGAAATGCAGATTGCTTTTGCATCCGACCGCTTCAGAAGCATGGAAACGAAGCGCGCCTCGCTCAGACCCATTACCTTCTCGTCAAGAACGGAGTGCACGATTGCGACCAACGGCACCTTGGTGAGCATGGAGGCAATTACGCCGTGTGGAATCGCATAAGTGTGATTTGCGACCAGAAGCGCTATCCTCTCTCTTCTGACCAATCTCGCGAGTCTGAGCCCGAGGGAAACGGACTGAAAGACAAACCCGGCCAGTTTGACCGGGTCAGATGTGACTCCATATTCAAGTCTGGCAGGGAGGATGTGGCACTTGAATCCGGAGCTCTTGAGTCTTTCAGTAAACGGCCCCTCTCCGCCGGTTACCACAGAAACTTCGAAATCGTGCTCAGCCTCGTCAAGGAAGCGGAAAAGAACGTCCTGTCCTCCTCCGATCTTGCTTGCATGTTCGAGAAATGCAATCTTCGGCTTTGCATCGTCCTTCATTGTATTCAGATACTATCTTTCTTATCCGCTCTTAAGCAAGCCCTATGTTGCCGGGAATCGCCCCCGAAGGAGAATCTGGCTCAGTTGACATCCGGTAGGACACAATGTAGCCTGCTATGAGGTCAGGAAAGCGCATCAGATTCACGGATGATTGTGCATTCGTGCCTCACCTGTTTGCATGATGGGA
The DNA window shown above is from Candidatus Eisenbacteria bacterium and carries:
- a CDS encoding glycosyltransferase, coding for MRRLLIVAYYFPPLGGMGAIRPLKLAKYLSRKNFEVFVLAPEKGTSEITDESIIIPPELNVVRSSALTDRIRLFLARAGRTTTAGSMNSQRFEPSGNEQPRAGSSVAEEVGDADGRTVLESANRTALQKPRGLLSQFARDFLVNWILIPDGKAGWIPSALSCAEKLIEKERIDLIFSTSSPFTDHVIGYLLKRRLGKPWIADLRDLWAQDEYMGRPAMRRAIDRKLEKGVLRLADAITVVSSEHHDKFIDVYPAFRGKTWIVPNAFDPEDLEVPCCEKTKFFSLTHTGTVYGEDKNFEDLFIVLRDLLREGKIDRERVKLSFFGLPNRFILRLISELNLGEVVEYRGLVNRKDALKTQRESRMLLLSAKGGEDPALRGAVRAKLYEYLFSGTPVLAMCNPGSAPARIILKAGAGEVVKPGDREGLRAAIQRRYDEFLTKGELVHGVREGALEEFHFSKSGDKLVEVIETLI
- a CDS encoding glycosyltransferase → MKDDAKPKIAFLEHASKIGGGQDVLFRFLDEAEHDFEVSVVTGGEGPFTERLKSSGFKCHILPARLEYGVTSDPVKLAGFVFQSVSLGLRLARLVRRERIALLVANHTYAIPHGVIASMLTKVPLVAIVHSVLDEKVMGLSEARFVSMLLKRSDAKAICISRAVAAPLLRGGLDENRIRYVHSWIAVPPEATLRQRRESPMTFGVFGRLIPEKGHELFLRAGAMLLKSAPDTRFLIAGDPIFAKGDAGDYPGELKTLASALGIAGKVTFLPHQESLDELYRSVDAVVVPSTVSEAFNLVILEAMARAIPVIASNKGGNPEQVTDGITGFLFRSGDFQDLASKMSLLSSNRDGAAALGLAGRKRVEENFTREKNAPLFISVLKEAVLAGGRFPRLHGAGSPDPGAP